From a region of the Trichoderma atroviride chromosome 6, complete sequence genome:
- a CDS encoding uncharacterized protein (EggNog:ENOG41~TransMembrane:5 (o6-24i45-63o97-113i134-157o163-185i)), with product MALSHLVFFDAGSAAVCVVVDVLGNFEVWRRSSIRHPFGLERAEILAGFAMSIFLLFGGFDLLSHNLKHILESVGDHEAHHEHEHAHDHVSSNSLDLVSAAAIASTLVSAYGLKNHARIAKVMRVSYLATLPSILSNPFHFFTLFFSALIALLPLLSISLYDWLDRLICAVISLAMFSLGMRVAVAQGLMLLMSYGGNRGDVGVTAVLREIESESGIARIDGAQFWQVHYGLCMANLKVIITNGYDELALGKLRNRISTLIQNRLGEGYGNGGNVRWEVTLETTVDATI from the coding sequence atggccttgtctcacctcgtcttcttcgacgCGGGCAGCGCTGCTGTTTGCGTGGTGGTCGACGTGCTAGGCAATTTCGAAGTGTGGCGTCGCAGCAGCATTAGACACCCCTTTGGCCTTGAACGAGCAGAGATCCTTGCGGGCTTCGCTATGTCTATTTTCCTCCTGTTTGGAGGGTTCGACCTGCTCTCACACAATCTAAAACACATCCTCGAGTCGGTTGGAGACCACGAGGCTCACCACGAACATGAACATGCTCACGACCATGTCTCCTCCAACTCTCTTGATCTTGTgtcagctgctgcaattgCGAGTACACTTGTGTCCGCTTACGGGTTGAAAAATCATGCTCGGATTGCCAAGGTCATGAGAGTTTCATATCTGGCTACCCTGCCCAGCATACTCTCCAACCCTTTCCACTTtttcaccctcttcttctccgccctAATTGCTTTGTTGCCCTTGCTATCTATTTCCTTGTACGACTGGCTCGACCGGCTGATCTGCGCCGTTATTTCTCTTGCAATGTTCAGTTTGGGCATGCGTGTTGCTGTTGCCCAGGGACTAATGCTCCTCATGTCTTATGGCGGCAACAGAGGCGATGTTGGTGTCACAGCCGTTCTCCGTGAAATCGAATCCGAATCAGGTATTGCTCGCATAGACGGTGCCCAATTCTGGCAAGTCCACTATGGCTTGTGCATGGCCAACTTGAAAGTCATCATTACGAATGGATATGATGAACTGGCACTGGGAAAGCTGCGCAATCGGATATCAACTTTGATACAGAATAGATTAGGGGAAGGCTATGGCAACGGAGGCAATGTGAGGTGGGAAGTGACTCTAGAAACGACTGTTGATGCTACGATTTGA
- a CDS encoding uncharacterized protein (BUSCO:EOG092D0I6N) produces MSGRFLAASLRPVAARNTSTAAVRHLHRFPTGGLLRADASIRETRKRMWYGGNSIHNLVIARNASFVRLLPKLVVKFARVPALFGGLAIGGFAWVQYQATQAGNYAISLFSTTFDTVSGTASSLYGSAKDVADQTRQGWESTKERLEAPDWLKNMLGKNEETGSGGSGGPNGDPKHSKVGAAAAVGASAAAVGYEKTENDDSRDPLQASKDDQMMVLTKKMIEIRSILQKVGQSSSLTLPSIVVIGSQSSGKSSVLEAIVGHEFLPKGSNMVTRRPIELTLVNTPESVEEYGEFPDLGLRKISDFSSIQRTLTELNLAVSDAECVSDDPIHLTIYSRNVPDLSLIDLPGYIQVVGQNQPLQLKQKISELCDKYIQPPNVILAISAADVDLANSAALRASRRVDPRGERTIGVITKMDLVDPSRGANILNDTQYPLRLGYVGVVTKAPLSQGLFKMGSSDLLAAISKNENSYFSSHPLEFGPDAGVNVGTLNLRKTLMRVLEQTMSSSLQSTSDAIRQELEEATYEFKVQYNDRPLSAESYLAESLDAFKHSFKQFTEEFGRPEMHEVLKSALDQKVLDLLAARYWNKPVTDLAQAKLDLDNLADLPKSDPDSLYWRRQLDASTSALTKLGVGRLATTVIAASLQAHVDKLLTNSSFVSHPFAKKAITDAASTILNERFYSTSDQVENCIKPFKFDIEVDEREWNQGREHVGTVLKKELQDCEAALASLEPAVGGRRKLKEVMAFVDKARKGDIVVEGDGRSGAGGFSAALLSKGREAIFLRDRADLIKMRMLAVKSKQCNNPKNKYYCPEVFLDAAATKLASTAVLFLNVELLSEFYYNFPRELDLRLGRHLSAEEVEKFAKEDPKIRRHLDVIRRKELLELVLEKMDSLRQLEGRDRDHGTNSRRGGANKDRGRWGLF; encoded by the exons ATGAGCGGCCGGTTCCTCGCAGCTAGTCTGCGGCCTGTAGCGGCGCGAAATACCTCCACCGCAGCCGTCCGCCACTTACACCGATTTCCAACTGGAGGGCTACTCCGAGCAGATGCCTCGATTCGAGAAACTAGAAAACGCATGTGGTATGGGGGCAACTCTATCCACAACCTGGTCATTGCTCGAAATGCGTCTTTTGTCCGGCTTTTGCCCAAATTGGTGGTCAAGTTTGCCAGAGTCCCTGCCTTGTTTGGCGGCTTGGCCATTGGTGGCTTTGCTTGGGTTCAGTATCAGGCCACAC AGGCTGGCAATTATGCCATCTCACTCTTCAGCACAACTTTTGACACAGTGAGCGGTACGGCATCCAGCCTATACGGATCTGCCAAAGATGTCGCGGATCAAACACGCCAAGGCTGGGAAAGCACGAAAGAACGACTAGAGGCCCCCGATTGGTTGAAGAACATGCTAGGAAAGAATGAGGAAACCGGCTCTGGCGGCTCAGGGGGACCTAATGGCGATCCTAAACACAGTAAAgtcggcgctgctgctgccgtgggTGCTTCAGCTGCCGCTGTTGGTTACGAGAAAACTGAAAACGACGATTCGCGAGATCCATTACAAGCCTCCAAGGATGATCAGATGATGGTATTAACGAAAAAGATGATTGAGATTCGGAGCATACTGCAAAAGGTCGGCCAGTCCAGCTCTCTCACTCTGCCATCCATCGTTGTCATTGGTTCGCAATCGTCTGGAAAGAGCTCAGTGTTGGAAGCCATCGTGGGCCACGAATTTTTACCAAAGGGAAGCAATATGGTTACTCGCAGACCGATTGAATTGACCCTGGTCAACACACCCGAGTCGGTTGAGGAATATGGAGAGTTTCCAGACCTCGGTTTACGCAAAATCTCCGACTTTTCTTCGATCCAGCGAACTTTGACAGAGCTAAACTTGGCTGTTTCGGACGCAGAATGTGTCTCAGACGACCCCATTCACTTGACGATATATTCGCGCAACGTTCCTGACCTTTCTCTCATCGATCTCCCCGGCTACATCCAGGTTGTGGGACAGAACCAACCCTtgcagctgaagcagaagatATCTGAGTTATGTGACAAATACATCCAACCACCCAACGTGATTCTCGCCATATCTGCTGCGGATGTCGATTTAGCAAACTCGGCAGCCCTTAGAGCGTCGCGGAGAGTCGATCCCCGAGGCGAACGAACTATTGGAGTCATTACCAAGATGGATTTGGTAGATCCTTCCCGCGGTGCCAACATTCTTAACGATACACAATATCCTCTACGGCTGGGTTACGTCGGAGTTGTGACAAAGGCACCGCTCTCACAAGGCTTGTTCAAGATGGGTTCTTCAGATCTACTTGCAGCGATCTCCAAGAATGAAAATTCCTACTTTTCATCGCATCCTCTTGAGTTTGGGCCAGACGCAGGCGTCAATGTGGGCACATTGAATCTTCGAAAGACATTAATGCGTGTGCTGGAACAGACCATGTCATCTAGCTTGCAGAGCACAAGCGATGCCATTAGACAGGAACTGGAAGAGGCAACCTATGAATTCAAAGTTCAGTACAACGATCGCCCTCTCTCTGCGGAATCCTACCTTGCCGAAAGCCTCGATGCTTTCAAGCATTCGTTTAAACAGTTTACCGAAGAATTTGGGCGCCCAGAAATGCATGAGGTTTTGAAGAGTGCTCTTGATCAGAAAGTACTGGACCTGCTAGCCGCGCGTTACTGGAACAAGCCAGTGACAGATTTGGCGCAGGCGAAGTTGGACCTCGACAACCTCGCTGACCTCCCCAAGTCCGATCCCGATTCTCTTTACTGGCGTCGTCAGCTAGATGCTTCGACTTCGGCTCTTACGAAGCTAGGAGTTGGGCGCTTGGCAACCACGGTCATCGCGGCATCTCTCCAAGCCCATGTTGATAAATTGCTGACAAACTCGAGTTTTGTGAGCCATCCTTTCGCCAAGAAAGCCATCACTGATGCCGCATCAACCATTCTCAACGAAAGATTCTACAGCACCAGTGATCAGGTTGAAAACTGCATCAAACCCTTCAAGTTTGACATTGAGGTCGATGAAAGAGAGTGGAATCAAGGCCGCGAGCACGTTGGCACTGTTCTCAAGAAGGAGTTGCAAGATTGCGAGGCTGCTCTGGCCAGCTTGGAGCCAGCTGTCGGGGGCCGCAGGAAGCTAAAGGAAGTAATGGCCTTTGTGGACAAGGCGCGAAAGGGTGACATCGTTGTAGAGGGCGATGGGCGAAGCGGCGCGGGCGGCTTTAGCGCTGCCCTCCTGAGTAAAG GGAGAGAGGCTATCTTTCTTCGAGACAGAGCCGACCTTATCAAGATGCGAATGCTGGCCGTCAAATCGAAGCAGTGCAACAATCCTAAAAACAAATATTATTGCCCGGAAGTCTTTTTGGACGCCGCAGCTACAAAGTTGGCTTCCACAGCTGTTCTCTTCCTCAACGTAGAATTACTGTCAGAGTTTTACTACAATTTCCCACGAGAGCTAGATCTTCGTCTCGGACGGCATCTATCCGCAGAGGAGGTTGAGAAGTTCGCCAAGGAAGATCCTAAGATCCGTCGCCACCTCGATGTCATCCGGAGGAAAGAGCTATTGGAATTGGTCCTCGAGAAAATGGATAGTCTCCGGCAATTAGAaggaagagacagagacCATGGAACGAAttcaagaagaggaggagctAACAAGGACCGTGGACGATGGGGGCTCTTCTGA
- a CDS encoding uncharacterized protein (BUSCO:EOG092D0S6R): protein MAIQKKHGKGRLDKWYKLAKEKGYRARAAFKLIQLNKKYGFLEKSKVLLDLCAAPGSWCQVAAEVMPVNSLIVGVDLAPIKPIPRVITFQSDITTEKCRATIRQHLKTWKADTVLHDGAPNVGTAWAQDSFNQAELALQSMKLATEFLVEGGTFVTKVFRSKDYNPLLWVLNQLFTKVEATKPPSSRNVSAEIFVVCRGYKAPKHMDPRFLDPRSVFAELSGAAPNNEAKVYNPEVKKRKRDGYEEGDWTQFKEVSASAFIQTNDPIAILGSSNKISFAQAPNGDIALAALDKLPETTPEIRQCCDDLKVLGRKEFKLLLKWRLRVREIFGLSTKKSTAPEVSEEVAGVESMDEELRIQEELQAMKDSENSKKKREKRKENEKKRREIIRMQLNMMAPMDIGMEESGPQGEGAMFSLKRMDKTNGMNRFTRGKMAVVSNSKDSNPDETLAATADPVESDSEEDDLEKDLDAMYEQYRERKLETDTKYRAKKVRKEHGDDEWEGLSADEKAESDASEFEEEDDTSDDDDDESGPAAGLLTDLDGSAEEIQDGLSKRAAAFFNQDIFKEITEGSLLGENDATVQASGTKTRQQTLPTEKATQSVTLNGVASDDDESMDDNGFEVVRAENDDWEEADKRRSDGRLDIDIITAEAMTLAHQLATGQKTTHDAIDDGFNKRAFRDRDGLPDWFMDDEGKHDKPQKPITKAAAMAIKEKLRAFNARPIKKVREAKARKKFKTAQRFEKLKKKSDMLAADEGMTEKEKAESISKLISKAGKQKPRQPAKLVVAKGLNRGIQGRPKGVKGRYRIVDARMKKELRAQKRIAKRKK from the exons ATGGCGATTCAAAAAAAGCACGGCAAAGGCCGTCTTGATAAGTGGTACAAGCttgccaaagaaaaaggttaCCGTGCCCGTGCTGCATTCAAGTTAATCCAATTGAACAAGAAGTAtggcttcttggagaagagcaaagtCCTGCTGGATCTTTGCGCCGCGCCTGGA TCATGGTGTCAAGTTGCTGCAGAGGTTATGCCTGTTAATAGTTTGATTGTTGGCGTCGACTTGGCGCCCATCAAGCCTATTCCCAGAGTCATTACTTTCCAGAGCGATATTACTACAGAAAAGTGTCGCGCTACCATCCGACAACACCTCAAGACATGGAAAGCGGACACAGTTTTACACGATGGTGCCCCGAACGTCGGTACCGCGTGGGCTCAAGACTCTTTCAACCAAGCAGAACTTGCGCTGCAGTCCATGAAGCTGGCGACCGAGTTTCTCGTGGAGGGAGGCACGTTCGTGACCAAGGTTTTCAGATCGAAAGATTATAACCCATTGCTATGGGTCCTGAACCAGCTATTCACAAAGGTCGAAGCCACTAAGCCCCCGTCGTCTCGAAATGTCTCGGCCGAAATCTTCGTCGTCTGCCGCGGATACAAAGCGCCAAAGCACATGGACCCTCGGTTCTTGGATCCAAGATCGGTTTTTGCAGAGCTATCCGGCGCTGCTCCAAACAACGAAGCCAAGGTCTATAACCCAGAAgtgaagaagcgaaagcgTGACGGTTATGAGGAAGGCGATTGGACTCAGTTCAAGGAAGTATCCGCCAGCGCCTTCATCCAGACGAACGATCCGATCGCAATTCTTGGTTCCTCCAATAAAATCTCCTTTGCTCAAGCGCCCAATGGCGACATTGCGCTGGCCGCTTTGGATAAACTTCCTGAAACAACCCCAGAGATCCGACAGTGTTGTGACGATCTGAAGGTTCTCGGGCGAAAAGAATTCAAATTGCTTCTCAAATGGAGATTAAGAGTGCGAGAGATTTTCGGCCTCTCAACAAAAAAGTCGACGGCCCCTGAAGTCTCCGAGGAGGTGGCTGGAGTGGAATCaatggatgaagagctgcgAATCCAAGAAGAATTACAAGCTATGAAAGACTCGGAGAattccaagaagaagcgagagaagcgCAAAGAGAACGAGAAAAAGCGCCGAGAAATCATCAGAATGCAGTTGAACATGATGGCGCCCATGGATATTGGAATGGAAGAATCAGGACCacaaggagaaggagccATGTTCTCCTTGAAGCGCATGGACAAGACAAATGGTATGAACCGCTTCACTCGGGGTAAAATGGCCGTAGTGTCAAACTCGAAAGATTCCAATCCAGACGAGACGCTGGCAGCTACCGCAGATCCAGTTGAAAGCGACagcgaggaagatgatttgGAGAAAGATCTTGATGCTATGTATGAACAATACAGAGAGCGGAAACTAGAGACGGACACCAAGTATCGTGCGAAAAAGGTGAGAAAGGaacatggtgatgatgagtgGGAAGGCCTTTCAGCGGATGAGAAGGCAGAGAGTGACGCAAGCGAatttgaagaggaggatgacacatctgatgacgacgacgacgaatcTGGGCCTGCGGCCGGACTCTTGACGGACTTGGATGGCAGCGCAGAGGAAATCCAGGATGGACTATCAAAAAGAGCGGCTGCTTTCTTCAACCAAGATATCTTCAAAGAGATAACTGAAGGGTCACTGCTGGGGGAAAATGATGCGACAGTTCAAGCATCTGGTACGAAGACACGTCAACAGACTCTACCCACAGAGAAAGCAACGCAGTCTGTAACCCTAAACGGTGTCGCGagtgacgacgacgaatcAATGGATGACAACGGATTCGAAGTCGTTAGAGCGGAGAACGATGACtgggaagaagcagacaaACGACGATCGGATGGAAGACTtg ACATCGATATTATCACGGCCGAAGCAATGACGCTTGCGCATCAGCTTGCCACGGGACAGAAGACAACCCATGATGCTATCGACGATGGGTTCAACAAGCGTGCTTTCCGAGATAGAGATGGCCTGCCGGATTGGTTTATGGATGATGAAGGCAAACATGACAAGCCTCAAAAGCCAATTACAAAGGCCGCCGCGATGGCGATCAAGGAAAAGCTGAGAGCCTTCAACGCCCGACCAATCAAGAAAGTGCGAGAAGCAAAGGCTCGAAAGAAGTTCAAGACAGCCCAGAGATTCGAGAaactgaagaagaagtcagACATGCTTGCGGCTGATGAAGGCATGacggagaaggagaaggcggAGAGCATCTCTAAACTCATCAGCAAAGCTGGAAAACAGAAGCCTCGACAGCCCGCCAAGCTCGTCGTTGCCAAGGGATTGAACAGGGGTATCCAGGGCAGACCCAAGGGTGTAAAGGGGCGATACAGAATTGTTGATGCTAGAatgaagaaggagctgaGAGCGCAAAAGAGGATcgcaaagaggaagaagtaa
- a CDS encoding uncharacterized protein (EggNog:ENOG41~MEROPS:MER1108685), with amino-acid sequence MGFPCSVQAFRTSNEQDVNAAGRLLQAIEYYFQQGAADCLTHKVRSTQLPPIYLQRPSHSVTIVGLEKLKDGHVQLLVFDPEFQSSEAVTSLATKTTRRRQAKINRLLEPYRRSDTHLERFKEFEVL; translated from the exons ATGGGATTCCC TTGTTCTGTGCAAGCCTTTAGAACCTCCAACGAGCAAGACGTCAATGCTGCAGGCCGCCTACTACAAGCAATTGAATATTATTTCCAACAGGGCGCGGCAGACTGTCTAACCCACAAGGTCCGATCTACTCAGCTCCCACCTATATATCTACAGCGACCCA GCCACTCTGTTACGATTGTTggcttggagaagctgaaggatgGACATGTCCAACTCTTGGTGTTCGACCCCGAATTCCAGAGTTCTGAGGCTGTCACGAGCCTTGCAACCAAAACTACTCGCCGTAGACAGGCCAAGATTAACAGGCTTCTAGAGCCATACCGCCGCAGCGACACCCACCTAGAGCGATTCAAGGAGTTTGAGGTTCTATAG
- a CDS encoding uncharacterized protein (EggNog:ENOG41) gives MTLQPLHDAPDLVVDKVMAIVERHEISRASDDAPESRASSSIERQRTGSTSRSGRSFPALLIPGQPKRGVFRPALKRLLPGHALRTKKASAVRGIIEKSLDSSDSSNSHQGTPQSSRLGKLQLGKYAHEEEMPVWLIKLLEKKGAVRASGVIPALKHLLELSAPTEYAYLCHPDALHVAKVRREGGFCGYRNIQVLAAHIIGTQTEGWKQFGDDIPSIFDIQDFIETAWDRGYNVRGRIETGGIRGDAQIHRDT, from the exons ATGACACTGCAGCCTCTCCACGACGCCCCGGACCTCGTTGTCGATAAAGTCATGGCGATTGTCGAACGACATGAGATTTCGAGAGCATCGGATGATGCGCCCGAGTCTCGAGCCAGCAGCTCCATTGAGCGCCAGAGAACGGGCTCGACGTCGCGATCTGGACGGTCATTTCCAGCATTGTTGATTCCGGGGCAACCCAAGCGTGGCGTCTTCCGGCCAGCATTGAAACGGCTTCTCCCGGGACATGCACTGCGCACCAAGAAGGCGTCCGCTGTTCGAGGAATAATTGAAAAGTCACTGGATTCTTCAGACTCGTCAAATAGCCATCAAGGGACGCCGCAATCATCAAGACTTGGG AAACTGCAACTTGGAAAATATGCTCACGAAGAGGAGATGCCGGTATGGCTAATTAAACtgctggaaaagaaaggagccGTCCGGGCAAGCG GCGTGATACCAGCTCTAAAACACTTGCTTGAGTTGAGCGCACCCACTGAATATGCCTATCTATGCCATCCAGATGCCTTACACGTAGCAAAGGTCAGGAGAGAAG GTGGTTTTTGCGGCTATCGCAACATACAAGTTCTTGCTGCGCACATCATCGGAACCCAGACTGAGGGGTGGAAGCAGTTTGGGGACGATATCCCAAGCATCTTTGACATACAAGATTTCATTGAGACAGCATGGGATCGCGGGTACAACGTCAGAGGACGCATTGAGACTGGGGGGATCAGGGGGGACGCGCAAATTCATCGGGACACCTGA